The following are from one region of the Rattus rattus isolate New Zealand chromosome 13, Rrattus_CSIRO_v1, whole genome shotgun sequence genome:
- the LOC116915021 gene encoding calponin-3-like codes for MELINKLQPGSVRKVNESSLNSSQLEDIGNFIKAIQAYGLKSRDIFEANDLFENGNMTHVQTTLVALPGLAKIKGFHTTTDIVVKYIEKQTIRFDEDI; via the coding sequence ATGGAGCTGATAAACAAGCTACAGCCAGGCTCTGTGAGGAAAGTCAACGAGTCCTCACTAAACTCGTCGCAGTTGGAGGATATCGGCAACTTCATTAAAGCCATCCAGGCTTACGGTCTGAAGTCCCGTGATATATTTGAAGCAAACGACCTTTTTGAGAATGGCAACATGACCCATGTTCAGACTACGCTGGTAGCTCTTCCAGGTCTGGCAAAAATAAAAGGATTCCATACAACCACTGACATTGTCGTTAAgtatatagaaaaacaaacaatacgTTTTGATGAAGATATATGA